A section of the Paenibacillus yonginensis genome encodes:
- the rsmD gene encoding 16S rRNA (guanine(966)-N(2))-methyltransferase RsmD, which translates to MRVISGSARGRALKAVPGMGTRPTTDKVKEAIFSIIGPYFDGGNVLDLFAGTGGLGIEALSRGMDKGVFIDMDYKALETIKANLKQTGLTAQAEVYKNDAERALKALAKREICFDLVFLDPPYRLKHGTELMLKLEELGLVSENAVVMLEYESSYEYPEEAGGFRLTRKAVYGETAVSIYRRETGQARVQPAVQGEDADQDETSSGEEIL; encoded by the coding sequence GTGCGTGTAATTTCGGGAAGCGCCCGCGGAAGGGCGCTTAAAGCCGTTCCCGGTATGGGAACGAGGCCTACGACCGATAAGGTGAAGGAGGCTATCTTCAGCATCATCGGTCCTTATTTTGACGGGGGAAACGTGCTGGATTTGTTCGCCGGAACCGGCGGACTTGGCATTGAGGCGCTCAGCCGCGGCATGGACAAAGGTGTGTTTATCGACATGGATTATAAAGCACTCGAGACGATTAAAGCCAATCTAAAGCAGACCGGGTTGACTGCTCAAGCCGAGGTTTATAAAAATGACGCCGAACGGGCTTTAAAGGCTTTGGCCAAAAGAGAGATATGTTTTGATCTTGTTTTTCTTGATCCGCCTTATCGGTTGAAACACGGCACCGAGCTGATGCTGAAGCTGGAGGAATTGGGATTGGTGTCCGAGAACGCGGTGGTGATGCTCGAATATGAATCTTCCTATGAATACCCGGAAGAAGCAGGCGGTTTTCGCCTAACCAGAAAAGCCGTTTACGGCGAGACAGCCGTCTCCATTTACCGGAGGGAAACCGGACAAGCCCGGGTTCAGCCGGCGGTTCAGGGAGAAGATGCCGATCAGGATGAGACGAGCAGTGGAGAGGAGATTTTATGA
- a CDS encoding class I SAM-dependent methyltransferase, whose translation MDKQGFNQWAPEYEQTVDRTQGYPFEGYDEVLKYCRNQRPAGSTLSILDIGIGTGRLSQELYEQGHEITGLDFSEEMLRIAAERMPKGRFYKADFAEGIPGPIMGVTFSCILSTYAFHHVDDDRKIQLLRLFAGRLRQDGVIAIGDIGFRTSQDRERCRLAAGDRWDEEEWYIAADEFLPKLNKAGFKASYRQVSGCAGVLTLTL comes from the coding sequence ATGGACAAACAAGGTTTTAATCAATGGGCCCCGGAATATGAGCAAACGGTAGACCGGACGCAAGGATACCCTTTTGAAGGTTATGATGAAGTGTTGAAATATTGCAGAAATCAGCGCCCTGCGGGAAGCACATTATCGATCTTGGATATCGGCATCGGTACAGGGCGGTTAAGTCAGGAGTTATATGAGCAGGGCCATGAAATTACAGGTTTGGACTTTTCCGAGGAAATGCTCCGTATTGCTGCAGAACGTATGCCTAAAGGGCGATTCTATAAAGCTGATTTTGCGGAGGGGATTCCCGGGCCGATTATGGGGGTTACCTTCTCCTGCATCTTGTCCACTTACGCTTTTCATCATGTCGACGACGATCGAAAAATTCAGCTGCTCAGACTATTCGCCGGACGTCTTCGGCAGGACGGGGTGATCGCGATCGGCGATATCGGATTCCGGACCTCCCAGGATCGCGAGCGCTGCCGATTGGCAGCCGGCGATCGCTGGGATGAAGAAGAATGGTATATAGCCGCTGATGAATTTCTGCCAAAGCTGAACAAAGCTGGATTTAAAGCCAGCTACCGCCAGGTTTCAGGCTGTGCCGGCGTACTGACCCTCACGCTGTAG
- the coaD gene encoding pantetheine-phosphate adenylyltransferase, with protein MSTEERNLSDTTRPLRVAVYPGSFDPVTMGHIDIIQRAARQFDILIVAVLNNLSKKPLFTVEERKDLLRQSTRHLPNVEVDSFRDLLVNYMRNKQADVIVRGIRSVTDFEYELQMASTNQKLSSEVETIFMMTNPKYSYLSSSVVKEIAMFHGDVSTLVPPEVEAALKVKTAERASDSKV; from the coding sequence ATGAGCACCGAGGAAAGAAACCTGTCTGATACAACCAGACCCCTTAGAGTAGCCGTATACCCCGGCAGCTTTGATCCGGTAACGATGGGGCATATCGATATTATCCAGCGGGCGGCGCGTCAGTTTGACATATTGATTGTGGCTGTCCTGAATAATTTAAGCAAGAAACCGCTGTTTACCGTCGAAGAGCGCAAGGATTTGTTGAGGCAGTCCACCCGGCATCTTCCCAATGTCGAGGTGGACAGCTTCCGTGACCTGCTTGTGAATTATATGAGAAACAAACAGGCTGACGTTATTGTAAGAGGTATCCGTTCTGTAACGGATTTTGAATATGAACTGCAAATGGCTTCAACAAACCAAAAGCTCAGCAGCGAGGTTGAGACGATTTTTATGATGACCAACCCCAAATATTCTTATCTAAGCTCCAGTGTAGTCAAAGAAATTGCCATGTTCCATGGGGACGTATCCACTTTGGTCCCGCCCGAGGTGGAAGCGGCATTAAAGGTTAAAACGGCAGAAAGAGCCTCGGATTCAAAGGTTTGA
- a CDS encoding tetratricopeptide repeat protein: MGKLFIFFILWRILGNPLLAILVLLIVVYLLDRRFVGIFPSLTKPFKRRRHITKLRQQIAASPFDVSSKRELARLLIEQKRYREAMRLLDESLAYSEESAEFWADYGLASLGVGQLEEGEQRILKAFGLNERVQYGQPYLKLASAFRNEAPAKALHYAEQFRGIQSSSIEAYYLLGRLYQGLERKEDAKSAYEEALLIYRQLPKYKKRQERGFALRSYLKKISL, translated from the coding sequence ATGGGCAAGCTGTTTATTTTTTTTATTTTATGGCGAATATTAGGTAATCCTTTGCTCGCTATTTTAGTGCTTCTTATCGTTGTATATTTGCTGGACAGACGGTTTGTCGGCATCTTCCCCAGTCTGACCAAGCCGTTCAAACGGCGGCGCCATATAACCAAGCTCCGTCAACAAATCGCAGCCAGCCCGTTTGACGTCTCTTCCAAACGCGAGCTAGCCCGCCTGCTGATAGAACAGAAACGATACAGGGAAGCTATGCGTCTCCTGGACGAAAGCCTGGCTTATTCGGAGGAATCTGCGGAGTTCTGGGCGGATTACGGCCTGGCTTCACTGGGAGTGGGACAGCTGGAGGAGGGAGAGCAGCGAATTCTGAAAGCTTTTGGACTCAATGAGCGCGTCCAGTATGGCCAGCCCTATCTGAAGCTCGCATCGGCTTTTCGAAATGAAGCTCCGGCCAAAGCGCTGCATTATGCGGAACAGTTCCGGGGCATCCAATCCTCTTCCATTGAAGCTTATTATTTGCTCGGCCGGCTTTATCAGGGATTAGAACGGAAGGAAGACGCCAAATCCGCTTATGAGGAAGCCCTGCTGATTTATAGACAGCTTCCGAAATACAAGAAACGCCAGGAACGCGGGTTTGCTCTGCGAAGCTACCTCAAGAAAATCTCGTTATAG
- the gpmA gene encoding 2,3-diphosphoglycerate-dependent phosphoglycerate mutase encodes MYTLVLLRHGESVYNQGNLFTGWTDVDLSEKGIHEAHEAGKLMQREGLTFDVAYTSYLKRAIKTLFFALEEMDLLWIPVYKTWQLNERHYGALQGLSKLDTAKKYGDEQVMLWRRSYDVLPPSLTKDDERYPRNDIRYKDVEDKYIPLTESLKETVVRVEDYWNREIAPQIKDGKKVIIAAHGNSLRALIKYLENIGNQEILDLNIPTGTPLVYKLDDDLKPIDKYYLGSEERTEQKIEKVADPGKIME; translated from the coding sequence ATGTACACTTTGGTTTTGTTAAGACATGGGGAAAGCGTATATAACCAGGGGAACCTGTTCACCGGCTGGACGGACGTAGATCTTTCGGAGAAAGGGATTCATGAAGCCCACGAAGCGGGCAAATTGATGCAGCGGGAAGGGCTGACCTTTGATGTGGCGTACACATCGTATCTGAAAAGAGCGATCAAAACGTTGTTTTTTGCACTTGAGGAGATGGATCTGCTGTGGATTCCCGTATATAAAACCTGGCAGCTGAACGAACGCCACTACGGGGCCCTTCAGGGACTCAGCAAGCTGGATACAGCCAAAAAATACGGCGATGAGCAGGTGATGTTATGGCGCCGAAGCTATGACGTGCTCCCTCCTTCGCTGACAAAAGACGACGAACGTTACCCGCGGAACGATATCCGCTACAAGGACGTGGAGGACAAATACATCCCGCTCACGGAAAGCCTGAAGGAAACGGTGGTCCGGGTTGAAGATTATTGGAACCGGGAGATTGCACCGCAGATCAAGGACGGCAAAAAAGTAATTATCGCCGCACATGGCAACAGTCTGAGAGCATTGATTAAATATTTGGAGAACATTGGCAACCAGGAAATTCTGGATTTGAACATTCCAACGGGAACGCCGCTTGTTTATAAGCTGGATGACGACTTGAAGCCAATAGATAAATATTACCTGGGCAGTGAAGAACGCACGGAACAGAAAATCGAGAAAGTGGCCGATCCGGGAAAAATCATGGAATAA
- the rpiA gene encoding ribose-5-phosphate isomerase RpiA: MNGKQAAGYRAVEWVKPGMTVGLGTGSTAYWAIQRIGERVKEGLEIKAIATSKASEKLARELNIPLFEAADIPHIDLTIDGADEVDPQMCLIKGGGGALLREKMVALKSDKLIVVADASKDVPVLGIFKLPIEVVPFACEWTLEHLRKQYDVPMEFRQQDGSIYVTDNGNYIVDASFGRITDPEKLAAELKAMTGVVDHGLFVGIAETVVLGNEDGTVTVRTR, translated from the coding sequence ATGAATGGAAAACAAGCGGCGGGTTATCGCGCAGTCGAATGGGTGAAACCAGGCATGACGGTCGGGCTCGGAACGGGCTCTACGGCCTACTGGGCCATCCAGCGTATTGGAGAACGCGTAAAGGAAGGTTTGGAGATCAAGGCAATCGCCACTTCCAAGGCTTCCGAGAAGCTGGCCAGAGAATTAAATATTCCTTTGTTCGAAGCAGCGGATATTCCGCATATTGATCTAACGATTGACGGCGCGGATGAGGTGGATCCGCAAATGTGCCTGATCAAGGGCGGCGGCGGCGCGCTGCTTCGCGAGAAGATGGTCGCCTTGAAGAGCGACAAGCTGATCGTTGTTGCCGATGCCAGCAAAGATGTCCCCGTGCTGGGGATCTTTAAGCTGCCGATCGAGGTGGTTCCGTTCGCCTGCGAATGGACCTTAGAACATTTACGGAAGCAATATGACGTCCCTATGGAGTTCCGCCAACAGGACGGAAGTATTTATGTTACGGATAACGGCAACTATATTGTGGATGCTTCTTTTGGTAGAATTACAGATCCGGAGAAGCTGGCAGCTGAATTGAAGGCCATGACCGGTGTAGTTGACCATGGTCTGTTCGTCGGCATAGCCGAAACGGTAGTGCTTGGCAACGAAGACGGAACGGTAACCGTTCGCACCAGATAA
- a CDS encoding GNAT family N-acetyltransferase gives MLIDAKRDFGLDHSEVTELLELAVHEDEEALAAAKALYQAEDNGYLLRLYQEEGETLGLIGFHMDPESGTLTIQHICVFPEYRNQGFGRGLILEALMEQSPDTIKAVVDEEAADFYRNIGFIVTSHGVTASGDEQFLCVYHAVEREDEF, from the coding sequence GTGCTGATTGATGCGAAACGAGACTTTGGTCTTGATCATTCCGAGGTCACGGAACTTCTGGAATTGGCTGTGCATGAGGACGAAGAAGCTTTGGCGGCTGCCAAGGCCCTGTATCAAGCCGAGGATAACGGTTATCTACTTCGCCTGTATCAGGAAGAAGGGGAAACGCTGGGTTTGATCGGGTTTCATATGGATCCGGAATCAGGCACGCTGACCATTCAGCACATCTGCGTCTTTCCCGAATATCGCAACCAGGGTTTTGGCCGTGGTTTAATATTGGAAGCTTTGATGGAGCAGTCGCCTGATACCATTAAAGCTGTAGTGGATGAAGAAGCAGCTGATTTTTATCGCAATATCGGATTTATTGTTACCAGCCATGGCGTCACTGCCTCGGGAGATGAACAGTTCTTGTGTGTCTACCATGCGGTGGAAAGGGAAGACGAGTTTTAA